The Mesoterricola silvestris sequence GCGATGACCAGGAGCATCCAGAAGTGGTGCGGGGTGAGATCCAGCGGAACCACCTTTCCCGCCACGAGTTGTCGAATGGAGCGCCGGGCCGACACGATCAGCATTCCGATATTGGAAACCGCCAATCCCGTTTCTGATGAGTTAGACATTTCTCAAACCTCCGGTTGATGAGGGACCCAACGTTATGAATTGTCTTCCCAAATGGGCGCTTGTCAATGAAGTTTTAATGATTAGTTTCAATCGCCTTCCAGAAGCGGTTCATCCCCGAAGGCCAGAACCCGCGCGAATTAATTGGAATTTCCAACCATCCGCGGAATATCCGCCATTGGTTAATGCTTAATCGAGACAAGTTCGGCGAAGACTGAGTCCCATTGGCATCGTAATAGCTATAATGTTTCATTTTGCAAGTCCGGATCGCCCGCAGGCGGCCGGCCGGCGCCCCGGCGCGGGGTTTGCAAAGATGAATACTACCGCATTAAATATTTATTATTTGTTTGGAATTCCAAGGCTTCCCCCCGGGAGGCGGACCCCGCCCAGGCGTCAAGGTGACGATTAGCCTGCCATTTCAGGATGCCCCGGGGGCGGTCTCAGCCCCTGCGGTCCGCCAGCCGTTCCTGGACCGTGTCCAGGGCCCAGGTCTCCTGGGTTCCGGCGGCCAGGTCCTTCACGGCCACCACCCCCTGCTCCAGTTCCCCGTCGCCCAGGATCAGGGCCAGAGGCGCCCCCTGGCGGTTGGCGGTGGTGAGGGCGTTCTTGAGCTTGACGCCCCGGGTCTCCAGGATCACGTCCAGGCCGGCGGCCCACCAGGTCCGGGCCAGGGACAGGGCCTTGAGGGTCGCCGCGGGGCCCAGGGGGATGAGCACGGGCGGGGCCTGGCGGGGGGCCTTGCCGTGGAGCTGCTGCATGAGGGTCACCAGGCGGTCCAGGCCGATGGACCACCCGAAGGCCGCCACCTGGGGGCCGCCGAGCTGCTTCACGAGACCGTCGTACCGCCCACCCCCCAGGAGGGCCGACTGGGCCCCCAGGTCCGTGGACAGCACTTCGAAGGCCGTGCGGGTGTAGTAGTCCAGGCCGCGTACCAGGCGCGGGTTCTCCTCGAAGGGCAGGCCGAGGGCCGTGAGGATCTCCTTCAGGCGCCGGTGGTGCTCCAGGGAGGCGGGGTCCAGGAAGTCCACCAGCACGGGGTGGCCTTCCAGGGCCGCCTGGCACCGCGCGTTCTTGCAGTCCAGCACCCGCAGGGGGTTCTCCTCGATGCGGCGGTGGCAGTCCTCGCAGAACTCCGCCTCCCGGGTGCGGAAGAAGGCCCGGAAGGCCTCGTGGAAGGCGGGGCGGCACTCGGGGGTGCCCACGGAATTGATGCTGAAGGTGAGCTGGCTCAGGCCCAGCTCCCGCAGGAAGTCGTAGAGCATGACCAGGGATTCGGCCTCGGATTCCGGGGTGGACACCTGGAAACTCTCGGCGCCGATCTGCCAGAACTGCCGGTAGCGTCCCGCCTGCATGCGCTCGTAGCGGAACATGGGGCCGATGTAGTAGAGGAGCTGGGGGTCGCTTGTGGCCAGGAGCTGGTGCTGGATGGCGGCCCGAACCACCCCGGCGGTGTTCTCGGGGCGCATGGCCACGTGGCGCTTGCCCTTGTCCAGGAAATCGTACATTTCCTTGTGGACGATGTCGCTGCTTTCCCCGACGCTGCGCTTGAAGACCTCGATCTCCTCCAGGATGGGGGTGCGGATCTCCGAATAGCCGTGCCTGTGGAAGGCCCGCCTTACGGTATCCTCGATACGCTGGAACCAGTCCAGTTCGCTTCCAAACAGATCACGAGTGCCTTTGACGGATTGGGCCATCTTGAAACTCCACGGAATCCTGCCGCTCCTGTTTTCTAGCCTACTGGCACTGGCGCAAAGTCCCAAGCTCCTGGTGTACGTGGACCCGGGCCACGGGGGGGAGGACGTGGGCGCCCGGGGCGCCAAGGGCCTCAAGGAGAAGGACGCGACCCTGGACCTGGCCGGGGCCCTGGTGCGCGAACTGGAGCGCTGCGGCATGGAAGCCCGCCTCACGCGTCAGGACGACACCTTCGTGGGGCTCTGGGACCGGGCCCGCCTTGCCAACCAGGCCGGGGCCGACCTCTTCGTGAGCCTCCACCTGAACGCGGCCCGGGCCCGCCAGGCCAAGGGGTCCGAGGTGTATTTCCTGACCCTGGGCGCCGGGGACCGGGACGCCGCCGCCGTCGCCGCCCAGGAGAACGGTCCCGAGGCCCGGACCGCCCACGCCAGCTCCGACAGCGTGGTGGCCGGGATCCTGGACACCCTGAGCCAGGAGGCCTACCTGCGGGATTCCGAACGCCTCGCCGTGGCCATCCAGGGCCAGCTCAACCGGCTGGGGGGCATCAAGGAGCGGGGCGTGAAGCAGGCCCCCTTCGTGGTGCTGCGGGGCGCGGCCATGCCCGCGGTGCTGGTGGAGACGGTCTTCATCTCCAACCCCCGGGAGGAGGTGAAGCTGAGGGACCCCGCCTTCCTGCGCAAGGCCGCCCTGGCCATCACCCAGGGGATCCGCCACTACTTCGCCGGCGCCGACGGCACGCCGCGGCGCAAGGCCGTTGAGGCGGCCAGGCCCCCCGGGGCCTGACCTACTCGTAGCGCAGCGCTTCGATGGGGTCCTGCTTGGCGGCCTTCAGCGCCGGCCACATGCCGAAGCCCAGGCCGATGGCCGTGCTGATGCCGAAGCCCAGCACCACGCTCCACAGGGGGGCGGCGGCGGGGAAGTCGAAGGTGAAGCGCACCAGGAAGGCCACGGCGAATCCCGCGGCGATGCCCAGGGCGCCGCCGCAGCAGGTGAGGGTCACGGCCTCCACCAGGAACTGGGCCGCGATGTCCTTGCGGGTGGCGCCCAGGGCCTTGCGCACGCCGATCTCGCGGGTGCGCTCGGTGACGCTCACCAGCATGATGTTCATGATCCCCACGCCGCCCAC is a genomic window containing:
- the hisS gene encoding histidine--tRNA ligase, producing the protein MAQSVKGTRDLFGSELDWFQRIEDTVRRAFHRHGYSEIRTPILEEIEVFKRSVGESSDIVHKEMYDFLDKGKRHVAMRPENTAGVVRAAIQHQLLATSDPQLLYYIGPMFRYERMQAGRYRQFWQIGAESFQVSTPESEAESLVMLYDFLRELGLSQLTFSINSVGTPECRPAFHEAFRAFFRTREAEFCEDCHRRIEENPLRVLDCKNARCQAALEGHPVLVDFLDPASLEHHRRLKEILTALGLPFEENPRLVRGLDYYTRTAFEVLSTDLGAQSALLGGGRYDGLVKQLGGPQVAAFGWSIGLDRLVTLMQQLHGKAPRQAPPVLIPLGPAATLKALSLARTWWAAGLDVILETRGVKLKNALTTANRQGAPLALILGDGELEQGVVAVKDLAAGTQETWALDTVQERLADRRG
- a CDS encoding N-acetylmuramoyl-L-alanine amidase family protein; its protein translation is MKLHGILPLLFSSLLALAQSPKLLVYVDPGHGGEDVGARGAKGLKEKDATLDLAGALVRELERCGMEARLTRQDDTFVGLWDRARLANQAGADLFVSLHLNAARARQAKGSEVYFLTLGAGDRDAAAVAAQENGPEARTAHASSDSVVAGILDTLSQEAYLRDSERLAVAIQGQLNRLGGIKERGVKQAPFVVLRGAAMPAVLVETVFISNPREEVKLRDPAFLRKAALAITQGIRHYFAGADGTPRRKAVEAARPPGA